A window of the Egibacter rhizosphaerae genome harbors these coding sequences:
- a CDS encoding citrate synthase encodes MSTPTPSRPDAESGLDVPPGLAGVRVVETAIGEVRGSEGLLSYRGLDATRLARERTFEEVAHLLLTGHLPGAAEHAAFAAELTSARELPEPVAEALPVIARASAGRPLEGVRSALSIAAPLLGAAPWQDQDPEAQRAVAARLIGVTPSLVAGLHRLARGLAPIAADPARGLANDYLRQLTGRDPDDTAAAALERYLSIVAEHGLNASTFAARLVTSTGADLGAAVTAAAGALSGPLHGGAPGRALEFLDAAHDIDDAERRAREAVARGDRIMGFGHRVYRTADPRARLLRETAEELGGQRVRFAHEVEERVVATLAELKPGRELHANVELYAAVVMERVGVPAELFTPTFTIGRMAGWCAHALEQAGTNRLIRPSAAYVGPSPGVAEHSDDLHAPA; translated from the coding sequence ATGTCCACCCCGACCCCATCTCGCCCCGATGCCGAGTCCGGCCTGGACGTCCCACCCGGCCTGGCCGGCGTGCGCGTCGTCGAGACCGCGATCGGCGAGGTGCGAGGCAGCGAGGGCCTCCTGTCCTACCGGGGCCTCGATGCCACCCGGCTGGCCCGCGAACGCACCTTCGAGGAGGTCGCGCACCTCCTCCTCACGGGGCACCTGCCCGGTGCAGCGGAGCACGCCGCGTTCGCGGCCGAGCTCACCTCGGCTCGCGAGTTGCCCGAGCCGGTCGCCGAGGCCTTGCCGGTGATCGCGCGTGCGTCCGCGGGGCGTCCGCTCGAGGGGGTGCGGTCGGCGCTGTCGATCGCCGCGCCGCTCCTCGGCGCGGCGCCATGGCAGGACCAGGACCCCGAGGCGCAGCGGGCCGTGGCCGCTCGGCTGATCGGCGTGACGCCGAGCCTGGTGGCCGGACTGCATCGTCTCGCGCGCGGACTCGCGCCGATCGCCGCCGATCCCGCGCGGGGTCTGGCCAACGACTACCTGCGGCAGCTGACGGGGCGGGACCCCGACGACACGGCGGCTGCCGCCCTGGAGCGCTACCTGTCGATCGTCGCCGAACACGGGCTGAACGCCTCGACCTTCGCCGCGCGGCTGGTCACCTCGACCGGCGCGGACCTTGGGGCGGCGGTGACCGCGGCGGCCGGTGCCCTGTCCGGACCGCTGCACGGCGGCGCACCGGGTCGTGCGCTCGAGTTCCTCGACGCGGCCCACGACATCGACGATGCGGAGCGGCGTGCCCGCGAGGCGGTCGCGCGCGGCGATCGGATCATGGGGTTCGGACACCGGGTGTACCGCACCGCCGACCCCCGGGCGCGGCTGCTGCGCGAGACCGCCGAGGAACTCGGCGGGCAGCGGGTGCGGTTCGCCCACGAGGTCGAGGAGCGCGTGGTCGCCACCCTCGCCGAGCTGAAGCCCGGACGCGAGTTGCACGCCAACGTCGAGCTGTACGCCGCGGTGGTGATGGAACGGGTGGGCGTCCCCGCGGAGCTGTTCACCCCGACGTTCACGATCGGGCGGATGGCGGGCTGGTGCGCCCACGCACTCGAACAAGCCGGAACCAACCGCCTCATCCGTCCGAGCGCGGCCTATGTCGGCCCGTCGCCGGGAGTCGCGGAGCACTCGGACGACCTGCACGCCCCGGCCTGA
- a CDS encoding hydantoinase B/oxoprolinase family protein: protein MTDGPGMDAVELEVVRHALAGVAEEMGAALRRAAYSPNIKERVDCSAAVFDPDGRMVAQAEHIPVHLGSMPASVAAALDAFGPLAPGDQVALNDPYRGGTHLPDLTVVAAVGDDTDAAGGHLLGYVANRAHHADVGGAAPGSMPADAVDVAMEGVRVPPVRIGDAAGMRDDVLELIAANSRTPAERRGDLRAQLAANHVGARRLRELAAARGSRGLARAMAEVRAYSDRRVRAAVREIPDGTYTFTDVLEVDAPPLTRTSESRAAPEGEAGTSESRAAPEGEAGTSESGEGEVGPGEVPIRVEVTVAGDRVTADFAGSALQVAAPINAVRAVTLSSAYFVFRMLTDPDAPPNDGCYDALEVRTPAGSVVDAAFPAPVAAGNVETSQRIVDVLLGAFAQAVADGVPAASQGTMNNLLLGAASPGFSYYETLGGGEGGTPFRAGMHGVHTGMTNTKNTPAEAMELAYPLRVRCYELRQGSGGVGAHPGGEGLVREVEVTTDATLTLQTERRARGPWGLAGGDDGAPGRNTIVRADGSEEQLPAKGTWTLHAGDRVRVETPGAGGWGPA from the coding sequence ATGACCGACGGACCGGGGATGGACGCCGTGGAGCTCGAGGTCGTCCGCCACGCCCTCGCGGGCGTCGCCGAGGAGATGGGGGCCGCGCTGCGCCGCGCGGCCTACTCGCCGAACATCAAGGAGCGCGTCGATTGCTCCGCCGCCGTGTTCGACCCCGACGGCCGCATGGTGGCGCAGGCCGAGCACATCCCGGTGCACCTCGGGTCGATGCCCGCCTCGGTGGCCGCGGCACTGGACGCGTTCGGCCCGCTGGCTCCCGGCGACCAGGTCGCGCTCAACGACCCGTACCGCGGCGGCACGCACCTGCCCGACCTCACCGTCGTGGCCGCCGTGGGAGACGACACCGACGCCGCGGGCGGGCACCTGCTCGGCTACGTCGCCAACCGCGCCCACCACGCGGATGTGGGCGGCGCCGCCCCCGGCTCCATGCCGGCCGATGCGGTCGACGTCGCGATGGAGGGGGTGCGCGTGCCGCCCGTGCGCATCGGGGACGCCGCCGGCATGCGCGACGACGTGCTCGAGCTCATCGCCGCGAACAGCCGCACCCCCGCCGAACGCCGCGGCGACCTGCGGGCCCAGCTCGCGGCGAATCACGTCGGGGCGCGGCGACTGCGGGAGCTCGCCGCCGCCCGGGGCTCGCGCGGCCTCGCGCGCGCGATGGCCGAGGTCCGCGCCTACTCCGACCGGCGCGTGCGTGCCGCGGTGCGGGAGATCCCCGACGGGACCTACACCTTCACCGACGTGCTCGAGGTCGACGCGCCACCGCTCACGCGCACCAGCGAGTCCCGGGCCGCCCCGGAGGGTGAGGCCGGCACCAGCGAGTCCCGGGCCGCCCCGGAGGGTGAGGCCGGCACCAGCGAGTCCGGGGAGGGTGAGGTCGGACCCGGAGAGGTGCCGATCCGCGTCGAGGTGACGGTCGCCGGCGATCGGGTCACCGCGGACTTCGCCGGCAGCGCGCTACAGGTCGCCGCGCCGATCAACGCCGTGCGGGCCGTCACCCTGTCGAGCGCCTACTTCGTGTTCCGCATGCTCACCGATCCCGACGCGCCGCCGAACGACGGCTGCTACGACGCGCTCGAGGTGCGCACGCCCGCCGGGTCGGTGGTCGACGCGGCCTTTCCCGCGCCGGTCGCCGCCGGCAACGTCGAGACGAGCCAGCGCATCGTCGACGTCCTGCTCGGCGCGTTCGCGCAGGCGGTTGCCGACGGGGTTCCCGCCGCGAGCCAGGGCACGATGAACAACCTCCTCCTCGGGGCCGCGAGTCCGGGGTTCAGCTACTACGAGACCCTCGGCGGGGGTGAGGGCGGGACCCCCTTCCGCGCGGGGATGCACGGGGTGCACACCGGGATGACGAACACCAAGAACACGCCGGCCGAGGCGATGGAGCTGGCCTACCCGCTGCGGGTCCGGTGCTACGAGCTGCGCCAGGGCTCGGGCGGGGTGGGTGCCCACCCGGGCGGCGAGGGTCTGGTCCGCGAGGTCGAGGTCACCACCGACGCGACGCTCACACTGCAGACCGAGCGCCGGGCCCGCGGTCCCTGGGGCCTTGCCGGCGGTGACGACGGGGCGCCGGGCCGCAACACGATCGTGCGCGCCGACGGCTCGGAGGAACAGCTGCCGGCCAAGGGCACCTGGACGCTGCACGCCGGCGACCGTGTGCGCGTCGAGACCCCCGGGGCGGGCGGCTGGGGACCCGCCTAG
- a CDS encoding phytoene desaturase family protein codes for MARVVVVGAGVGGLAAAGRLAAAGHRVTVCEQHHEVGGKLGVAEREGFRFDTGPSLLTLPHLLDEALRATGAGLDDVLEREPVEPIARYRYPDGTVLDTSADPLRTAAALEEALTPGASARWQRILTRGERIWQAVEGPVLRRPLDGPGAALRLGRQLRDLPAIAPHRTLRRLGQQELGDPRLVMLLDRYATYSGSDPRRAPATLATVPYAEQAFGAWYIRGGLGRIAGALRDGAEAAGAIVRTGADVTAIEVDHTGRARGVRLADGERVPADVVVANTDAAHLYRDLLPAGVTGRTRARLARVEPSLSGFTLLLGVRGTTPGLAHHNVLFPADYDAEFDAIFGPWPRPVRDPTLYVVRTDDPAVAPAGHEAWFVLVNAPRQGAVDWAEPARVDRYAEHVLDRLAAHGFDVRSRLVFCEARSPLELARRTRADGGAIYGTSSNGPRAAFLRPSNRSPVPGLFLVGGSSHPGGGLPLVLLSSGIVADLVGPA; via the coding sequence ATGGCGCGCGTGGTCGTGGTGGGCGCGGGGGTGGGGGGCCTCGCGGCCGCGGGCCGACTGGCCGCCGCCGGCCACCGCGTGACCGTCTGCGAGCAGCACCACGAGGTCGGGGGCAAGCTCGGGGTCGCCGAGCGCGAGGGCTTCCGGTTCGACACGGGCCCGTCGCTGCTGACGTTGCCCCACCTGCTGGACGAGGCGCTGCGAGCCACCGGGGCGGGACTCGACGACGTGCTGGAGCGCGAGCCCGTGGAGCCGATCGCGCGCTACCGCTACCCGGACGGCACGGTCCTGGACACCAGCGCCGACCCCCTGCGCACGGCCGCTGCGCTCGAGGAGGCCCTCACCCCCGGCGCGAGCGCGCGCTGGCAACGGATCCTGACCCGCGGCGAGCGGATCTGGCAGGCGGTCGAGGGTCCCGTGCTGCGACGACCCCTGGACGGGCCGGGTGCCGCGCTGCGCCTCGGCCGTCAGCTGCGGGACCTCCCCGCGATCGCGCCGCATCGCACGCTACGGCGGCTGGGTCAGCAGGAGCTCGGCGATCCGCGGCTCGTGATGCTCCTCGACCGCTACGCGACCTACTCGGGCAGCGACCCGCGCCGGGCTCCCGCCACCCTGGCGACCGTGCCCTACGCCGAGCAGGCGTTCGGGGCCTGGTACATCCGCGGGGGCCTGGGCCGCATCGCGGGGGCGCTGCGCGACGGCGCCGAGGCGGCGGGGGCCATCGTGCGCACCGGCGCGGACGTCACCGCGATCGAGGTCGACCACACCGGCCGCGCCCGAGGGGTGCGGCTCGCCGACGGGGAGCGGGTCCCGGCCGACGTCGTCGTCGCGAACACCGACGCCGCCCACCTCTACCGGGACCTGCTACCTGCCGGGGTCACCGGTCGGACGCGTGCCCGGCTCGCGCGCGTCGAGCCGTCCCTGTCCGGCTTCACGCTGCTGCTCGGGGTACGAGGTACCACCCCTGGCCTCGCGCACCACAACGTGCTGTTCCCCGCCGACTACGACGCGGAGTTCGACGCGATCTTCGGCCCCTGGCCGCGCCCGGTCCGGGATCCGACCCTCTACGTGGTCCGCACCGACGACCCGGCGGTGGCTCCCGCGGGGCACGAGGCCTGGTTCGTGCTCGTCAACGCGCCGCGCCAGGGTGCGGTCGACTGGGCCGAGCCCGCGCGCGTCGACCGCTATGCGGAGCACGTCCTCGACCGTTTGGCCGCCCACGGGTTCGACGTCCGATCGCGCCTGGTCTTCTGCGAGGCGCGGTCGCCGTTGGAGCTGGCACGACGCACCCGCGCCGACGGCGGCGCGATCTACGGGACGAGCTCGAACGGACCGCGCGCAGCGTTCCTGCGGCCGTCGAACCGCTCCCCCGTGCCCGGCCTCTTCCTCGTCGGCGGGTCCTCGCACCCGGGGGGAGGCCTCCCCCTGGTGCTGCTGTCCTCGGGCATCGTCGCCGACCTCGTCGGCCCCGCGTAG
- a CDS encoding citrate synthase yields the protein MGDSDATGDSDATGDSDATGASDGMGDSDATGDGDLVDGDRWVPSDEACRRLGVKPQTLYAYVSRGRIERRRDAHGRSRFPLDAVTRLAASGRGGQRTRADAVEVAIYSDLTWIDGVTVAYRGHDAATLAGAQPFEAVAELLWTGTLPRSAPTWPATPASRELCREAAAGAGAHATPRDRLALATTALATADPFRGDLRPDAVRTAARRLLAALPTALVPGGEALTPEHETPAPGGEALTPEHETPAPGGEAPDTVSGRLADEIAARLAGDGAASATGDLVDAALVLLADHELAPSTVAVRAAASTGCDPYAAVAAGLAAVSGPRHGGASRPLEGMFAAMADPGEAPHRLGELMRGRQETPGFGMPLYPGGDPRASRLLELASDAAADDPRLARVQAVRTAAADRGLPPPNIDLALAAVSALGSMAPGAGEALFAIGRSAGWIAHALEQYTQGSLLRPRAVTAPR from the coding sequence ATGGGCGACAGCGACGCGACGGGCGACAGCGACGCGACGGGCGACAGCGACGCGACGGGCGCGAGCGACGGGATGGGCGACAGCGACGCGACGGGCGACGGCGACCTGGTGGACGGCGATCGCTGGGTTCCCTCCGACGAGGCCTGCCGCCGGCTCGGGGTGAAACCACAGACCCTGTACGCGTACGTGAGCCGCGGCCGGATCGAACGACGCCGCGACGCGCACGGTCGGAGTCGCTTCCCCCTCGACGCGGTCACCCGACTGGCCGCCAGCGGGCGCGGCGGCCAGCGCACGCGCGCCGACGCGGTCGAGGTCGCCATCTACTCGGACCTCACCTGGATCGACGGGGTCACCGTCGCCTACCGCGGGCACGACGCGGCCACGCTGGCCGGCGCGCAGCCGTTCGAGGCGGTCGCCGAACTGCTGTGGACCGGCACGCTGCCTCGGTCGGCGCCGACCTGGCCCGCCACGCCGGCCTCGCGCGAGCTATGCCGTGAGGCCGCGGCCGGAGCGGGCGCCCACGCCACACCGCGCGACCGCCTCGCCCTGGCCACCACCGCACTCGCCACGGCCGACCCTTTCCGGGGGGACCTGCGCCCCGACGCCGTGCGCACCGCCGCCCGTCGGCTGCTCGCTGCCCTGCCGACCGCGCTCGTGCCGGGAGGCGAGGCGCTCACACCGGAGCACGAGACGCCCGCGCCGGGAGGCGAGGCGCTCACACCGGAGCACGAGACGCCCGCGCCGGGAGGCGAGGCGCCCGACACGGTCAGCGGGCGCCTCGCCGACGAGATCGCCGCCCGCCTGGCGGGTGACGGGGCGGCGAGCGCGACCGGAGACCTCGTCGACGCGGCCTTGGTCCTGCTCGCCGACCACGAGCTCGCCCCCTCGACCGTGGCCGTGCGAGCGGCCGCCTCCACCGGCTGCGACCCCTACGCGGCGGTGGCCGCCGGCCTCGCGGCGGTGAGCGGGCCCCGACACGGTGGCGCCTCCCGACCCCTCGAGGGGATGTTCGCCGCGATGGCCGACCCCGGCGAGGCGCCGCACCGGCTCGGCGAGCTGATGCGGGGCCGGCAGGAGACGCCCGGCTTCGGCATGCCGCTCTACCCCGGCGGCGATCCGCGGGCGAGCCGGCTGCTCGAGCTGGCGAGCGACGCAGCAGCCGACGACCCGCGGCTCGCGCGCGTACAGGCCGTGCGCACCGCCGCCGCGGACCGGGGACTGCCTCCGCCCAACATCGACCTCGCGCTCGCGGCCGTCAGCGCGCTGGGCAGCATGGCACCCGGCGCGGGCGAGGCCCTGTTCGCCATCGGTCGCAGCGCCGGCTGGATCGCCCACGCCCTGGAGCAGTACACCCAG
- a CDS encoding CDP-alcohol phosphatidyltransferase family protein, protein MGALLVTLAVAGTVMHLAFTWGLARPPASPVPDRAAYFARWSALHGGYDPADNVWVRGWLSVAYALARPLARRGVHPDLLTGATVWLALVALATAEAGGRWPLLGVVALVASGLGDAVDGAVATLTERATRWGYVLDSLIDRVTDVLFVAALWRLGAPLELAAASAVIALLLDYLRARASNAGAGEIGTITVGERATRVILAALGLLAAGVAPAAAASLATASVAVLSVLLLAGLVHLLVAVHGRVR, encoded by the coding sequence ATGGGTGCGCTGCTCGTGACTCTCGCGGTGGCCGGCACGGTCATGCACCTGGCGTTCACGTGGGGCCTCGCGCGACCCCCCGCGTCGCCGGTACCCGACCGCGCCGCCTACTTCGCGCGCTGGTCGGCCCTGCACGGTGGCTACGACCCGGCGGACAACGTGTGGGTGCGCGGCTGGCTGTCGGTCGCCTACGCGCTGGCGCGCCCGCTCGCGCGCCGTGGGGTGCACCCGGACCTGCTGACCGGGGCCACGGTGTGGCTCGCGCTCGTGGCGCTCGCGACGGCGGAGGCCGGGGGCCGCTGGCCCCTGCTGGGGGTGGTCGCGCTGGTCGCGAGCGGGCTGGGCGATGCGGTCGACGGGGCGGTCGCCACGCTCACCGAGCGCGCGACCCGCTGGGGGTACGTGCTCGACTCGCTGATCGACCGCGTCACGGACGTGCTGTTCGTGGCTGCGCTGTGGCGGCTGGGCGCTCCCCTGGAGCTCGCCGCCGCATCGGCGGTCATCGCGCTGCTGCTGGACTACCTGCGGGCGCGCGCGTCGAACGCTGGCGCGGGGGAGATCGGCACGATCACCGTCGGCGAGCGCGCGACCCGGGTGATTCTCGCGGCCCTCGGCCTGCTCGCGGCGGGCGTGGCCCCCGCCGCGGCGGCCTCGCTGGCTACTGCGAGCGTCGCCGTGTTGTCGGTGCTGCTGCTCGCCGGCCTGGTCCATTTGCTCGTGGCGGTCCATGGGCGCGTGCGATGA
- a CDS encoding glycosyltransferase → MSPARTLVGAAAAGAAAVAVHTAINARLLRDPVADPPADPGTPERPPAGPPTAPRVSVLVPARDEAERLGPCVRAILASREVTFELLVLDDDSSDGTAEAARAAGGTDGRLRVLRGRPLPPGWLGKPHACAQLASAARGEVLVFCDADVELAPDGLAATVAAVDSTPLDLVCPYPRQLATGPGPRLVQPLLQWSWLAFLPLRAAERWPRPSLVAANGQLAATTRTAYERAGGHAAVRAAVLEDIELGRAYTRAGLRAGVVDGTRVAWCRMYRSWAELRDGYTKSLWAAFGSPGAAGAVVGALLWLFVLPPAAAAWGLRRGRYDLVWRGLAGYLAGVAGRSVSARRTGGHVVDTAAHPLSIVVLAWLVARSLAGRRAGTLTWRDRPVVADEGSA, encoded by the coding sequence ATGAGCCCTGCCCGAACGCTGGTGGGGGCCGCTGCGGCCGGCGCCGCCGCCGTCGCGGTGCACACCGCCATCAACGCGCGGCTGCTGCGCGATCCCGTTGCCGACCCGCCCGCCGACCCGGGGACACCGGAACGGCCACCGGCGGGCCCACCGACCGCCCCCCGGGTGAGCGTCCTGGTCCCCGCGCGCGACGAGGCCGAGCGCCTCGGCCCGTGCGTGCGCGCGATCCTCGCGAGCCGCGAGGTCACGTTCGAACTGCTCGTGCTCGACGACGACTCGTCCGACGGCACCGCCGAGGCCGCACGCGCGGCCGGTGGCACCGACGGGCGGCTGCGAGTGCTGCGGGGCCGCCCGTTGCCGCCCGGTTGGCTCGGCAAGCCCCACGCGTGCGCACAGCTCGCCTCCGCTGCCCGCGGCGAGGTGCTGGTGTTCTGCGACGCGGACGTGGAGTTGGCGCCCGACGGGCTCGCGGCGACCGTCGCGGCGGTGGACAGCACGCCGCTCGACCTCGTCTGCCCCTACCCGCGACAGCTCGCGACCGGGCCCGGCCCGAGGCTCGTGCAACCGCTGCTGCAGTGGTCGTGGCTGGCCTTCCTGCCCCTGCGGGCCGCCGAGCGCTGGCCTCGCCCGTCCCTCGTCGCCGCGAACGGGCAGCTCGCCGCCACCACCCGCACGGCGTACGAGCGGGCGGGCGGCCACGCGGCGGTGCGCGCCGCGGTGCTCGAGGACATCGAACTCGGCCGTGCCTACACGCGCGCCGGGCTGCGGGCCGGTGTCGTCGACGGGACCCGGGTCGCGTGGTGCCGGATGTACCGCTCCTGGGCGGAGCTGCGCGACGGGTACACGAAGAGCCTGTGGGCGGCGTTCGGGTCACCGGGCGCCGCGGGCGCGGTGGTCGGCGCGCTGCTGTGGCTGTTCGTCCTGCCGCCGGCCGCCGCGGCCTGGGGGTTGCGCCGTGGACGCTACGACCTCGTGTGGCGCGGCCTCGCGGGCTACCTCGCCGGCGTCGCGGGACGGAGCGTCAGCGCGCGGCGCACCGGCGGCCACGTCGTCGACACGGCCGCGCACCCGCTGTCGATCGTCGTGCTCGCGTGGCTGGTCGCGCGCTCGCTCGCGGGTCGGCGGGCCGGCACCCTCACGTGGCGCGACCGGCCGGTCGTCGCCGACGAGGGGTCGGCCTGA
- a CDS encoding LLM class F420-dependent oxidoreductase, with amino-acid sequence MDLGLNLGYSGSSIGEVLPLVTHADRVGLDSVWAAEAYGSDVVTVLSYLAARTERIKVGSAVMQMPARTPANTAMTAMTLDHLSGGRLLLGLGLSGPQVVEGWHGVPYGKPLGRTREYVEIVRKAIAREEPLSHEGTHYEIPYRGADATGLGKPLKSILHPLRPTIPIYLAAVGPRNTALAAEIADGWLPIFYSPEREAILTEHLDAGLAAAGRDPADLDIAATVYAAAGDDVQACRDRLKPMLALYVGGMGSRDKNFYKDLMVRYGYEAAAQRIQDHYLAGHKAEAAAAVPDELVDEIALVGPLDRIVDRLAAWRESRVGTLILGTQQPEILEPIRDALG; translated from the coding sequence ATGGACCTCGGCCTCAACCTCGGCTACTCCGGCTCGTCGATCGGCGAGGTCTTACCGCTGGTCACCCACGCCGACCGCGTCGGGCTCGACAGCGTCTGGGCAGCCGAGGCGTACGGCAGCGACGTCGTGACCGTGCTCAGCTACCTCGCCGCACGCACCGAGCGGATCAAGGTCGGCAGCGCGGTCATGCAGATGCCCGCGCGAACCCCCGCCAACACCGCGATGACCGCCATGACCCTCGACCACCTGTCGGGCGGGCGCTTGTTGCTGGGGCTCGGCCTGTCCGGCCCGCAGGTCGTCGAGGGCTGGCACGGGGTCCCCTACGGCAAACCGCTCGGGCGCACGCGCGAGTACGTCGAGATCGTGCGCAAGGCGATCGCCCGGGAGGAGCCGCTCAGCCACGAGGGCACGCACTACGAGATCCCCTACCGGGGCGCCGACGCCACGGGGCTCGGCAAGCCGCTCAAGTCGATCTTGCACCCCCTGCGGCCGACCATCCCGATCTACCTCGCCGCCGTGGGACCCAGGAACACCGCGCTGGCCGCGGAGATCGCCGACGGCTGGTTGCCGATCTTCTACTCACCCGAGCGCGAGGCGATCCTGACCGAGCACCTCGACGCGGGCCTCGCCGCGGCCGGACGCGACCCGGCCGACCTCGACATCGCCGCGACGGTGTACGCGGCCGCCGGTGACGACGTCCAGGCCTGCCGGGACCGGCTCAAGCCGATGCTCGCGCTCTACGTCGGGGGCATGGGCTCGCGGGACAAGAACTTCTACAAGGACCTCATGGTCCGCTACGGCTACGAGGCCGCCGCTCAACGGATCCAGGACCACTACCTCGCCGGCCACAAGGCCGAGGCCGCGGCCGCGGTGCCCGACGAGCTCGTCGACGAGATCGCGCTGGTCGGGCCGCTCGACCGCATCGTCGACCGGCTCGCCGCCTGGCGGGAGAGCCGCGTCGGCACCCTCATCCTCGGCACCCAGCAACCCGAGATCCTCGAGCCGATCCGCGACGCCCTCGGTTGA
- a CDS encoding carotenoid biosynthesis protein produces the protein MTGTYPGPRGAERGRRALPPRGARAAPIVLGAAVVLLQIAYPLLPAGGARDALTVVTVVVFAAVAVTHAWAWRGGRFAVGLVAIAGGIGLMAELVGVATGFPFGAYEYAGRLGPSVGGVPLVIPLAWTMMAYPAYCVARRLVGQRPTLGVPLAAWALTAWDLYLDPQMVAEGHWRWTGDAPALLGIPLSNYAGWLLVSALITAGLWALGQRGRPRDGAHTDQVLTPADHVLTPADGVPYALYLWVWASSLLAHGVFFGLPGSAMIGGIGMGVVAVPLAVSLTREHRSAAPRSDHGR, from the coding sequence GTGACCGGCACGTACCCGGGGCCGCGGGGCGCCGAGCGGGGCCGGCGGGCACTGCCACCCCGCGGGGCGCGAGCCGCACCGATCGTGCTGGGCGCGGCGGTGGTGCTGTTGCAGATCGCCTATCCGCTCCTCCCGGCCGGCGGGGCGCGCGATGCGCTGACGGTCGTGACCGTCGTGGTGTTCGCGGCCGTTGCGGTCACCCACGCGTGGGCGTGGCGCGGCGGGCGCTTCGCCGTGGGGCTCGTCGCGATCGCGGGCGGGATCGGGCTGATGGCCGAGCTCGTGGGGGTCGCGACCGGGTTCCCGTTCGGGGCGTACGAGTACGCGGGGCGGCTGGGCCCGAGCGTCGGAGGGGTCCCGCTCGTGATCCCGCTCGCGTGGACGATGATGGCGTATCCGGCCTACTGCGTGGCACGGCGACTCGTGGGCCAGCGTCCGACGCTCGGGGTGCCGCTCGCCGCGTGGGCGCTCACCGCCTGGGACCTGTACCTCGACCCGCAGATGGTCGCCGAGGGGCACTGGCGCTGGACCGGCGACGCACCGGCCCTGCTCGGGATCCCGCTGTCGAACTACGCGGGATGGCTGCTCGTCTCGGCGCTGATCACGGCGGGTCTCTGGGCGCTCGGGCAGCGGGGACGCCCCCGGGACGGCGCCCACACCGACCAGGTCCTCACGCCCGCCGACCACGTCCTCACGCCCGCCGACGGCGTCCCGTACGCGCTCTACCTGTGGGTCTGGGCCTCCTCGCTCCTGGCCCACGGCGTGTTCTTCGGGCTCCCGGGTTCGGCGATGATCGGGGGGATCGGGATGGGGGTCGTCGCGGTACCGCTGGCGGTGTCGCTCACCCGCGAGCATCGCTCCGCGGCGCCACGGTCCGATCACGGGAGGTGA